The DNA segment ATACTAATGCGCGGCGACCGTGTCAGAAAGTCGCTCAAGCCCCGGAGCGGGGTACTATCTTCTTCCGAACGGATACCAGCTTCGGTAGAGCCAATCCTTTACTTTCTTCCCGTCGCCCTTCCCGGGCGCTATATAGACCAGAAGCGTAATGTAGAAGAACTGTATGAATATCCTGAAATACATCTCCGTCGGCGGTTTGCCCGCAACCGGCAGATTATGTATAGAGGCGTAAATGTTTGCGGGCAGAACGGCCAGAAGAAAAAGAATCAGATAATAGCACGCGTACATCAAGTGCTTCCCCCAAAAGAGCCATAGCGCCCCCGCGATTTCCATTACACCCGTCAGATAGACCGTAAATTCGCTCCGGAGAAAATCAAACGGTATCATCCTTACAAAATCCGCTTTGAGCGACGTGAAGTGGGACACGCCCGTAAATACGAACATCACCGCAAACCCGTAACGCACGCACTCATTTATGCGCGAGAGCCTTCTCACTCCGAAGAGCCCGGCCAGCCTCAAAACAACGACGGATACGATTAAAACATAAAGTGAGTACACGAATAAAATTTCCCCTTTCGATAGGGTGTACGACAAAACACGGTTACTGGTTGAAATTATATGCCGCATTAATCAAAACATATAGAGGCAAAGCAATAAAGCCCATCTAATCCCCGGCGATCATTATATTTATCGACACTTGTCCAAATCCGAAATACCCGCCGATATTCAGGTATTATATAGCGATGGAAACGTTTTCTTCTACTATTTAAAATTAGCTCGCCAAGCCCGCTTCGGAGGTTAAATTGGAAGAAATTCTTATCTTTGAATCCAACATATTCAACGTGATTTTAGTATCGCTGCTGGTTTTCACAGCGAGAACACTCGATGTATCAATAGGGACTGTAAGAATAATTTTTGTATCGCGCGGCAGAAAGCTCCCCGCGGCGCTGTGCGGTTTTTTTGAAACACTGATCTGGCTCTTCGCGGTGGGCCAGATACTCCAGAACCTTACTAACCCTCTCTATTATATAGCTTTTGGGGCGGGTTTTGCCACGGGAACATATATGGGAATTCTGCTCGAAGAAAAACTCGCGATGGGGATGTTGATAGTCAGAATTATCACCAAGAGAGAAGCGACAATGACGCTTCATAATCTCAGGGAATCGGGCTTCGGCGTGACCAGTCTGAAAGCCGAGGGAAAAGACGGTCCGGTAAACATTTTCTATACGGTCGTCAAAAGGGCCGATCTCGAGCAAGTGCTTGGCATAATCAAAAAATTCAACGACAAAGCTTTCTATACAATAGAAGACGTCAGGTTCATGAGCGAGCCTATTAAACCCCCGCCTCTTTTCTTAGCAAGAGAGCATTATCTGGGGCTGCGAAAGGGGAAATAGTCTTGCGTACATTATGTGCCGTCCTGCGGAGCCATAGCTCCATATCTCCGTGTGCTACGGAATCAAATACGCCCTGTATGAGAAACCTCTCCGCTACCGGCATCCAACCCCACGTATTAAGCATCAAAATAAGTGGGAGGATATTTTGATGCCGGGTTATACCGAGCCTAGTCTGAAAGAGCTGTCGGCTCTGTTCTTTATCGCTTTCGGAACCGCGGTTGTCTTCTACGACTTGAGTACGATTGTTCGGGGACTGAAAGCAAAAAAGACTGCCGGCGGGCTAACCGTAAAGGGCATAAGGGTGCTTACCACTCTCGTTGGGATTATTTTATTAGTGGCTGCCGGTATCTACGGGAACGATACTTTATTGCTATTCGGTCTCGTATTGGGAATCGAGGAGCTTTACGAGACTTCACTCGTTTTATACCTGCTGAAGAATGCGAGATGACACATGCCCGTATTATCCTAATATTAGAGCAATCCCGACAGTAATCCAGCAATCCCCCCTCCCAGCACGAGCCATGTGGAATTTACCCTGAGAAAGAAAATAGCCCCCGCGGCAAGAAGCCCGATCAATACAGTAAGCGGGTCGACAAAAGACACTCTGCCCAGCTCGAATGTCACCGCGGCCATAAGTCCCAGCGACGCCGCGTTCACTCCGTCGAGCATGCCTCCCGCCCACGGGGACTTTCTAATGCGGGGTATCATGGGGTTACTGATAGCAACGAATATGAAAGACGGGATAAAAATGCCGAGGGTCGCGACTGCCGCCTCTGGAAGCCCCGCCAGGATGAAGCCGATTGAGGTCGCGGTCGTGAACACAGGACCGGGAGTAACCTGACCAATAGACACCGCGTCAATCAACTGCTGGGTTGTGAGCCATCCGAGCCTGTTTACAAGGTCTGATTCGAGAAACGCCAGAAGCACATAACCGCTTCCGTAAAGCACCGAGCCTATTTTAAGGAATATCAGGAACAATGAAGTAAGGCTAAGCTCCTTCGCTTGTACCGAGGCCGCGTCAATTCCCGAAAGCGTTATCAGAAAACCCGTAACATGGTGACCCCCCAGCCCGCCGATGTTCTTCCCGGCCATGACGATAAGCCCGCCTGCAACAAGCAGCAGAATCTCGTTAACGCCGAGGAAGTATCCGGCGATTACGCCTATTCCCACAATGGAGGTGAGCACCCCTGTGACCACCCTCCTTCCGAGCATGTAGAGCGCCTGCAGTATTATCGCAATCATCACGGGCTTTATCCCGTAGAAAAGCAGCTCCCCCTCCGCTGTGGTTCCGTACTCCACATATAACCATGTGAGCGCCGTTACGATCAGCGCCGCCGGGAGTATGAAGCACACTCCGGCGAGAACGAGGCCCCGCCACCCGCCGTGCATGAACCCCAGATGTATCGCCATCTCCGTAGAGTTCGGGCCGGGTATCAGGTTCGTTGCGCCGATCAGGTCCAGAAACTGCTGCTCGCCGAGCCACTTCCTCCGCACGACCGCCTCGTCGTGCATCATCGCTATGTGCGCAGCAGGCCCCCCGAACGCGGTAACGCCCAGCCTCAGAAACAGAGCGGCCAGCTCTCTCAGATTCCCCCTTCCCTTCTTTACTTCTCCGCTCAATTCTCTTCCCTCTTATACAGAAACTTCAAACAAAACCCTCCGTCTGACATCAACACGATGCAATGCACTCATTATATATAAAGAATGTTAAATTTGGATGTACAAGGACAGTTAAATCTCAATCTACCGTTCGTATATTAATCGGCTTAAGCCAATATTCAGAGTGGATTTCTCTTCCGTCATACTGAATTGCGATTGTGGACAAGTTAGTAATCGGCCTATTGGTTAAATGCAACTAAGTAAGTGTTCCTAACTATATGCGCATTAATACATTCTCATTTTGTAACCAGCTCATCCTGAGCCCGGTCGAAGGATGTCTTCTTTTCATCTTTTGCTTTCCCGACATTACAGAACGATTTTGATCAAGTGAGAAATCGGACGCCCTTGCCTACCGGGGTGGAATTAAATCATTTCAGTAAGACAATTTATTTTTAGCTATCTTTTCGTCAAATCACACTACGTATGTGATTTTTGCTTCTTTTCATCAAGGAAAAGAAGAAACATTGCCTTATCATACTCTTCACAATGCACCAAAGCGTCCGCATCAATCTGCGGTTCAAACCCGCTCGTCCTGAGCGCACACGAAGTGTGCAGTCGAAGGACGAATCAGCCTCCCCCCCTCTTCTTCCTCTTTTCCTTATACCTCGCATACGATTCCTCAATCACTTTTAAAGCTGACTCTTTCTTCTTCCATCCCTCAACCACGACGTCCTTCTTCTCGAGTGTCTTGTAGGAAGCGAAAAAATGCTCTATTTCGCTCAGCAGATGGGGAGGAATCTCGGTCAGCTTCTCTATGTGGTTCCAGTGCGGGTCAGCGACCGGTACGCAGAGTATCTTCTCATCAGGGCCCTTCTCGTCACTCATCATGAACATCCCGACAGGCTTGGACTCGATAATGCATCCGGGGAATGTGGGCTCCCAGAGGAGCACCAGGGCGTCCAGCGGGTCGCCGTCGAGCGCGAGAGTGTCCTCGATGAACCCGTAATCGCTCGGATAATGCACAGAGGAAAAGAGCATCCTGTCAAACTTTATCCGCTTCTTCGCCTTGTCGTACTCGTACTTGTTTCTCGACCCCTTCGTTATCTCGACCATTACGCTCACGGTCTCAGCAACTTTGTGTTTACCTTTAGTCATAGTGTGCTAATCACTCCTGATTCTTTAGTGAAAACGAAGAACATTATACAATGATTTATAACAGCTGAGGAATTCATAATTCTGTTATTCTGAACTACGATTTCGGAACAATTGCGAGCGAAGAGTATTAAGCGAGCATGCCAATCTCAGGATAAAAATAGAGATTGCTTCGTCACTTCGTTCCTCGCAATGACGCTTTTCTCTCGCTTTTCTTTTCCAGACATTCACAAACGATTTCGAGCTAGCAACGATTGCAAACGAGTGCGCAATCGGTCCCCTTAGAACGAAGGTAAAAATGTTAATAGTGCCGTAAAACTGCTGATTAAATCAAATAAACAGTCGCTCTCTCCTAAAAGTTAGGACGTAACTTCTTGGTTCCTATATTTCATATTGCCAAATTGACATTAAGCAAATAGATTACTAAAACACGAAAAATCCTTTTGGAACCGCAGCCCGCCTTTCGTCTTGTTCTTTCCGACATTCACAGAATTGGCATTAAAAAATAGTTTATTAAGGCATAAAGAATCTTTTCGGGGCCGCGGTGGGTTTAAAAGATTTTAGCCGCTATAATCTATTTTTAGCCATCTTTTCAGAAATCACACTATGTGTGTGCAGCCGGTGATTTTTGCTTCTTTTTATCAAGAAAAAGAAGAAAGTTGTGTCTTATTTTTGTCATTTGCAAAGCTCTGCAAGAGCCGCGCAATCTCTCCACTCAAAAGCCGCACACTAAAGCCACTTCTTTCTCTTGAAATACATGATCATCACCACCGCCACGATCGCCATCATGCTTATGGCAAGCGGATACCCCCAGGCGTAATGCAGCTCCGGCATGTTCTCGAAGTTCATCCCGTATATTCCCGCGATGAAGGTAAGCGGGATGAATATAGACGCCATGATGGTCAGTATCTTCATGACCTCGTTCATCTTGTTGCTTGTTATCGTGAGGTAGGTATTCAGCATCTCCGATGTCATATCCCTGTACGACTCGAGCGTGTCGGCAATCTGGATCGTATGGCTGTAAAGGTCTTTTATATATATCTTCGTCGAGGGATCGATTAGAGGCGATTCCGAGCTATGGAGATTAAGCACCATTTCCCTGAGCGGCAGTATATATTTCCTCAGCAGTACCATCTCTCTCTTGAGCCCGTATATCTTTTTAAGCGTTTCCTGGCTCGGGTTGTTCATAAGCTCGTCTTCGAGAGCCTCGATTGACTCACCTATCTCCTCGAGCACGATAAAGTAATTATCGACCACCGCGTCCACAAGCGCGTAAGTCAAATAATCCGCTCCCACTCTCCTGATGCGCCCGACCGAATTCCTGAGCCTGTTTCTCACGGGCTCAAACGTGTCCCCCACCCTCTCCTGAAAGGATATGACCGTCCCCTTTGTCAGGACAAAACTCACCTGCTCGGCTGTAATATGATTCCTGCCCGGCTCGATATAGAGCATCTTAAGCACTATATAGATATAATTTTCATAGTCATCAATCCCCGGCCGTATGTCAGTGTTCAGCACGTCTTCCAGCACGAGCCTGTGTATACCGAAGTGTTTTCCGAGCTTCTTTATAAGCTCGGTGTCGTGCAGCCCGTCGATATTTATCCAGCTTACGGTGGATTTGTCCCTGTAGGCCAGACATTCCTCGATGCTCTCGAACTCCTTCTCCTCGAGCGTATTCCTGTCGAAGTCTATGACCCTTATCCTGACCTTGTCGATCTTCTTCTCGCCTACGTGAATCAGAGCGCCCGGCTGGAGGCCCCTTTTTATGGAAGCTTTTTTAATCTTTTCCGTCATGATCAATCTGCGGCCCCGGCAAATTTCATGCGGGCCGTCCCTCCCGTTTATTTTAATACATTATGTACTTACGGAACAAGAGTATGGTCAGTGCGAGCAGTAAGAGCAGTATGGTCCATATTATAATCGCGGTCCCGGTCGCTTTCTTCGCCTTTTCCGCCTCCCACCAGGAGAGCGGACGCACGCCCTGTATAAAGAAAGTGCTTACCGCCGCCAGGTTTACACAGATAACATTAACCAGAAGCAACTGCGTCGCGCCCGCGGCGAGTGTAAGATGACCGGAGCCCAGTAGCATACCGACACTGGCCGTCGGAGGCAGAAGAGCAACCGCTACCATTACGCCTATGAGCGCGCTCGGAAGCCCCTTGGTAAAAGAAAGCGTCCCGGCCACACCCGAAGCAAGCGCGAGAGCTATGTCCCCGAATCCTACTTCGGTCCTCGAGGCGAGCTCCCCAATGGCGGGGTCCACCGGAAAAACTGCGCCGATTGCTACGGCGAAAACAAGCGCCGCGGCGACCCCTGCAACGTTCGACTTGAGAGCTCTTATTATAAGGTCCGTATCCCCGAGCGTGGTGCCGAAGGCAAGGGCCATATTCGGACCCAGAAGAGGTGCGATTACCATTGCCCCTATTATTATTGCGACATTATCCTTTAATATTCCTATCGAAGCCACAACAGAGGAAAGGACCACGAGCACCATATAAACGACTGTTATATTCGCGCTTTCGTTAATATCGGCGTAAAGCTCTTCCCGGCTTATCCTCCCTATTTTTAATACAGTTTCCCCGCTATCTTGTTTGACCGGTTCCCCCTCTTTCTCACCCCTGGACTCTTCCGGACGGGGAATAGTAGCTTCGACCGGGAGCATTACAATCCTGAACCCTTCGGCATTCGAGTAACGCTTTCCAAGCGCGTCGAGTATATTCTCACAATCCTCGGCGGACGCGACTATTTTCACTACAGTGCTTTTATCCGATACTTCCTCCTCCCACACGCCTATTGCCGGAAGGTCCCCGAGCAGTTTTCTCACAGACTCCGCGCTTTCACCGGCAGGCAAGACAGACTCTATAAGACGGAGGCTCACTCCTGCTCCTCGCTGTCCTTCCTCATTTCTTTTTCTATTTCCACTTGAAGGTTGTTCTTAAACCATACATCCCTCTGCGGGAACGGTATGACGATGCCAGCTTTCTCAAGCTCGTACCATACTTTAAAATACATTTCGCTTATTAGCGGCTGCACCTTCCAGAGGTTCCTTATGTTGACCCAGAGAAGGAGGTGAAAAACAATCGCGCTGTCCGCGTACTCCGAGAACCATACCCCGGGCGCAGGACTCTTCAGTATCTGCGTATTCTCGTCCGCGACTCTGAGCAGTATTTCCTTCACCGTGTTCGGGTCAGCGCTGTAGGACACCCCAAACGGTATCCTGACCCGTATCGTAAAATCGGAGAGCGAGTAATTCACCATCTGCTGCTCAACGAACTGCGAGTTCGGTACGACGACCTCTATCCCGTCCGTCGTAGTGACCACGCTCGAGAACGTATCGATGCTGGCGACCCGGCCGTAGATAGTTTCGAGCGTGCTGCCCACCGCCCTTCCGGCGTTCCCCTCGATCTCTATGATATCCCCTATCTTGAGCCTCTTGCTGAAAAGCAGTATGAATCCGCTGATGTAGTTGTTCATTATGTTCTGAAGCCCGATACCGATACCGATTCCTAATGCGCCTGCGACCGGGAGCAGCGCGGTCCAGGTAAGCCCGAGAGACGAGAGCCCGACCATGAGCGCTATGAGGAATCCCAGATTGGCCACGAGCGACCTGAGAGAGCCAGCCTCAAGCTCTTTATTCTGCTTTATATTGAAGAAATAGATGACGTGCTTGAGTATCCCCACCAGAGACATGAGAAAGAAAAAGACAAACAGGCCGTAAACGAGCGATAGCACTGAAATCGCTACTACCTCTGTTCTTATTATGTAGACATCGGCGAGGTAACTAGCCACGTATCCGAGATTAAAAAAGGCGACCAATATCAGGAAAAGAACGTATAAAAGCGTCAGGTTGAGAAACGCGCCTATATTTCCCGCAAGTCCCGGATAAAAAGAAGCCTCCGCGTCAATTTTGGGCTTGAGATAGGTTGCTACGTATGTATTCAGAAACCCGTAAACGAGGATCGCGATGAATACGACTACCCCGCCCACAAAGAACGAAGATGCAACGGCCAGTATCTGAAACAGCCACAAAGCCGCGATAATCAGGTACACGATGGAGATGAATCCAGTAAGGTTTTCGAGTATGGATTTTGCCAGTTTCAGCCTGTCGGGTAATTTCGATATCAGGAACTTTATTCCGCTCAGAAGGAACACGTAAACGAGAAGTATCACGGACACCTTGAATGCGAGCGAGAACGCCCCGCCGATAGCCTCGTTCTTAAAATAAAGCGCGTTCAATTCGGTCAGCATCAGGAACACCACTGCCAGCAACAGCAGCAGGTAGGAGATCATGTTCCAGGGCACGAAACTGATCCGGAGCGGGACGAGAAGACTGCGTATGAAAAAATATCCCAGATAGAAGTAAGCGAGGGAGTGAAAGAATACGACGCTCGCCTCTCCTTTTAAATACGCGGAGGATGAACTCACTAGCAGGAGATAGATGAGAGGGAATACAAGTCCGACTACGAACCGCGCGTACGTCCCGACCCTCCATTCCCTGTCCCCTATAAACCGCGTTCCCTTTCGGTGCAGAATCAATACGAGAACGAGCAGCACCCCGAGAGCGGCCGCCGTAACCGCCTCGTTTCTGAAATCACCCTGTATATGCCGGAGCACAGCAAGAAAAAAATCGTCCAGCTGACTTACGAAATCGAACATAACAACACCGAAAGTAATAATGATTAAAATTTATAATAATAGCAACCTGCACGCACACACAGTGTGGCGGACGATGTCCGCCCGTGTTCGATTTCTCCCCAACTCTCCATAATATAATCAGCGGTCGCGCACACAAGGTGTGATTCTGCGATTTCTACTCAACACATCTGCTGAACCGAACATCCTCTCAAGCCGCTTCACTCCCTATATGCCAGCGGATGCCATCCTCCCGCTCGCCCTGAGTCCCATCGAAGGACGCCCACCATTTTCTCTCACCCCCTGCACACCCCAACCCTGTGCAATACAGTTCCTTCCCCCCAACGCGGGGGAAGGTTAGGATGGGGGGGCCAACCCGCTCATCCTGAGCCCAGTCGAAGGATGCCCTACTCCGTCAGACAATACCACGTCATTGCGAGCGAGGCGTATTAAGCGAGCGCAGCAATCTCATTTTCTAATACCCCTTCACGCTACTAGTGAGCCTGTCGAACTATCGAAGCATGCCATCTTTTCAATTCTTTCTCCGACATACACAGAATTGGCGCGAAGAATATAGATAATTAAAGCGTGAAAATCTTTTAGGGGCTGGGGTGGGATTAAAAGATTTTAGACTTAATTATCTATATTTAGCCACATTTTGTGCAGTCGGTGATTTTTGCTTCTTTTCATAAAGGAAAAGAAGATATCTTACTTTTTCCGCGTCTCTTCGATCAACGGGAGAAATCTCACTTTTTATCCTGCATCGTGAGTCCTGAGCGGACACATCGTGTGCAGTCGAAGGATGTCACTGCAAATTGCGAGTAAAAGAACCCGTACATGCCCCGCTGATTTCAAAAATCCCGC comes from the Deltaproteobacteria bacterium genome and includes:
- a CDS encoding DoxX family membrane protein — encoded protein: MYSLYVLIVSVVVLRLAGLFGVRRLSRINECVRYGFAVMFVFTGVSHFTSLKADFVRMIPFDFLRSEFTVYLTGVMEIAGALWLFWGKHLMYACYYLILFLLAVLPANIYASIHNLPVAGKPPTEMYFRIFIQFFYITLLVYIAPGKGDGKKVKDWLYRSWYPFGRR
- a CDS encoding DUF2179 domain-containing protein, with translation MEEILIFESNIFNVILVSLLVFTARTLDVSIGTVRIIFVSRGRKLPAALCGFFETLIWLFAVGQILQNLTNPLYYIAFGAGFATGTYMGILLEEKLAMGMLIVRIITKREATMTLHNLRESGFGVTSLKAEGKDGPVNIFYTVVKRADLEQVLGIIKKFNDKAFYTIEDVRFMSEPIKPPPLFLAREHYLGLRKGK
- the chrA gene encoding chromate efflux transporter yields the protein MSGEVKKGRGNLRELAALFLRLGVTAFGGPAAHIAMMHDEAVVRRKWLGEQQFLDLIGATNLIPGPNSTEMAIHLGFMHGGWRGLVLAGVCFILPAALIVTALTWLYVEYGTTAEGELLFYGIKPVMIAIILQALYMLGRRVVTGVLTSIVGIGVIAGYFLGVNEILLLVAGGLIVMAGKNIGGLGGHHVTGFLITLSGIDAASVQAKELSLTSLFLIFLKIGSVLYGSGYVLLAFLESDLVNRLGWLTTQQLIDAVSIGQVTPGPVFTTATSIGFILAGLPEAAVATLGIFIPSFIFVAISNPMIPRIRKSPWAGGMLDGVNAASLGLMAAVTFELGRVSFVDPLTVLIGLLAAGAIFFLRVNSTWLVLGGGIAGLLSGLL
- a CDS encoding inorganic diphosphatase → MTKGKHKVAETVSVMVEITKGSRNKYEYDKAKKRIKFDRMLFSSVHYPSDYGFIEDTLALDGDPLDALVLLWEPTFPGCIIESKPVGMFMMSDEKGPDEKILCVPVADPHWNHIEKLTEIPPHLLSEIEHFFASYKTLEKKDVVVEGWKKKESALKVIEESYARYKEKRKKRGGG
- the corA gene encoding magnesium/cobalt transporter CorA, with the translated sequence MTEKIKKASIKRGLQPGALIHVGEKKIDKVRIRVIDFDRNTLEEKEFESIEECLAYRDKSTVSWINIDGLHDTELIKKLGKHFGIHRLVLEDVLNTDIRPGIDDYENYIYIVLKMLYIEPGRNHITAEQVSFVLTKGTVISFQERVGDTFEPVRNRLRNSVGRIRRVGADYLTYALVDAVVDNYFIVLEEIGESIEALEDELMNNPSQETLKKIYGLKREMVLLRKYILPLREMVLNLHSSESPLIDPSTKIYIKDLYSHTIQIADTLESYRDMTSEMLNTYLTITSNKMNEVMKILTIMASIFIPLTFIAGIYGMNFENMPELHYAWGYPLAISMMAIVAVVMIMYFKRKKWL
- a CDS encoding TIGR00341 family protein; this translates as MSLRLIESVLPAGESAESVRKLLGDLPAIGVWEEEVSDKSTVVKIVASAEDCENILDALGKRYSNAEGFRIVMLPVEATIPRPEESRGEKEGEPVKQDSGETVLKIGRISREELYADINESANITVVYMVLVVLSSVVASIGILKDNVAIIIGAMVIAPLLGPNMALAFGTTLGDTDLIIRALKSNVAGVAAALVFAVAIGAVFPVDPAIGELASRTEVGFGDIALALASGVAGTLSFTKGLPSALIGVMVAVALLPPTASVGMLLGSGHLTLAAGATQLLLVNVICVNLAAVSTFFIQGVRPLSWWEAEKAKKATGTAIIIWTILLLLLALTILLFRKYIMY
- a CDS encoding mechanosensitive ion channel is translated as MFDFVSQLDDFFLAVLRHIQGDFRNEAVTAAALGVLLVLVLILHRKGTRFIGDREWRVGTYARFVVGLVFPLIYLLLVSSSSAYLKGEASVVFFHSLAYFYLGYFFIRSLLVPLRISFVPWNMISYLLLLLAVVFLMLTELNALYFKNEAIGGAFSLAFKVSVILLVYVFLLSGIKFLISKLPDRLKLAKSILENLTGFISIVYLIIAALWLFQILAVASSFFVGGVVVFIAILVYGFLNTYVATYLKPKIDAEASFYPGLAGNIGAFLNLTLLYVLFLILVAFFNLGYVASYLADVYIIRTEVVAISVLSLVYGLFVFFFLMSLVGILKHVIYFFNIKQNKELEAGSLRSLVANLGFLIALMVGLSSLGLTWTALLPVAGALGIGIGIGLQNIMNNYISGFILLFSKRLKIGDIIEIEGNAGRAVGSTLETIYGRVASIDTFSSVVTTTDGIEVVVPNSQFVEQQMVNYSLSDFTIRVRIPFGVSYSADPNTVKEILLRVADENTQILKSPAPGVWFSEYADSAIVFHLLLWVNIRNLWKVQPLISEMYFKVWYELEKAGIVIPFPQRDVWFKNNLQVEIEKEMRKDSEEQE